The following are encoded together in the Triticum dicoccoides isolate Atlit2015 ecotype Zavitan chromosome 6B, WEW_v2.0, whole genome shotgun sequence genome:
- the LOC119322638 gene encoding acylamino-acid-releasing enzyme 2-like — MDAMSSEEYASQSKLLQEFTNVPSIESAWLFKTNNEDRSTAMFSISQPDMLANKKRKYILHSHIVTHDGTMPLECHWSPFPIEMTGVSAVVPSRSGSKLLVVRNGEKGSRTRLQIVNQSHVEKEIHVDQSIHGPLYTDEWFQGISWNHEETFIAYVAEQPPQPKPVFDDAGYRKESSSEEDCNSWRGQGDWEEDWGETYSRKGIPSLFVLDIASGEIRAARGITKSISAGQVVWAPPSSSGHQKLLVFVGWLEHNGFQGTARKLGIKYCSNRPCSLYAIHSPFEEEPNANNASVSGSESVSASVATNLTPGMSSAFFPRFSKDGKLLVFLSSKRAVDTGAHNATDSLHRINWPSDWKAEQQLSVTDVVPVVMCPQDGCFPGLYCSSMLSDPWLSDHCTMVLTSAWRSTEVILSIDVLSGEVTRISPEDSDYSWSALAINGNNVLSVSSSPIDPPQIRYGRRASSTEDHDGHCAWVWDEVMSPLTAASDKAKALLSDHKLSILRIPVPDPSGELSDGGRLPFEAILVSCEDSSQKPTVLILHGGPHSASVSSYSKSSAFLASLGFNLLIVNYRGTLGYGEEALQSLPGKVGSQDVQDCLAALDHAIEEGLVDASKVAVVGISHGGFLTTHLIGQAPERFAVAAARNPVCNLSVMIGTTDIPDWCYAVACGTEARCLASESPSLDHLRIFHQKSPIAHISKVKAPLLMLLGGADLRVPASNGLQYARTLRERGVEVKTIMFPEDTHEIDIPRSDFESFLNMGVWFKKYLKES; from the exons ATGGATGCAATGTCGTCTGAAGAATATGCTTCTCAGTCCAAGTTACTGCAAGAATTCACCAATGTCCCAAGCATTGAAAGTGCTTGGCTTTTCAAAACCAACAATG AAGACAGATCCACAGCAATGTTTTCCATTAGTCAACCAGACATGCTGGCGAACAAGAAGAGGAAATATATTTTGCATTCTCACATTGTGACACATGATGGAACCATGCCTCTCGAGTGCCATTGGTCTCCTTTCCCTATTGAAATGACCGGAGTGTCGGCTGTCGTTCCATCCCGTTCGGGGTCGAAGCTTCTGGTGGTGCGGAACGGGGAGAAAGGTTCGCGCACAAGACTTCAGATTGTGAATCAATCGCATGTGGAGAAAGAGATACATGTTGATCAGTCTATCCATGGTCCACTTTATACCGATGAGTG GTTTCAAGGGATTTCCTGGAACCATGAAGAGACCTTCATAGCATACGTCGCTGAACAGCCACCTCAACCGAAACCAGTTTTCGACGACGCCGGATATAGAAAGGAAAGCTCTTCTGAGGAAGACTGTAATAGCTGGAGAGGGCAGGGGGATTGGGAAGAGGACTGGGGTGAAACTTACTCCAGAAAGGGGATACCCTCGTTGTTTGTTCTTGATATTGCTAG TGGAGAAATACGTGCTGCTAGAGGCATTACAAAATCAATAAGTGCTGGTCAAGTTGTTTGGGCTCCGCCATCTTCAAGCGGCCATCAAAAGCTTTTGGTCTTCGTCGGCTGGTTAGAACACAACGGATTTCAGGGCACCGCTAGAAAACTCGGCATCAAGTACTGTTCTAACAGGCCATGTTCTCTCTATGCAATTCATTCCCCTTTTGAAGAAGAACCAAATGCGAATAACGCGTCGGTTAG TGGTAGTGAATCAGTATCTGCTTCAGTAGCAACCAACTTAACACCAGGCATGAGCAGCGCTTTCTTTCCACGGTTCAG CAAGGATGGAAAACTCCTGGTGTTTCTATCTTCCAAACGTGCAGTAGATACTGGAGCGCATAATGCCACAGATTCGCTGCATAGAATCAACTGGCCTTCTGATTGGAAAGCAGAGCAACAACTCAGCGTGACCGATGTG GTTCCTGTCGTAATGTGTCCTCAAGATGGATGTTTTCCTGGTCTATACTGCTCATCCATGCTGTCTGATCCTTGGCTTTCTGATCATTGTACGATGGTATTAACATCTGCTTGGAGAAGTACTGAAGTGATACTGTCAATAGATGTGTTAAG TGGGGAAGTAACCAGAATAAGTCCAGAAGACTCAGATTACTCATGGAGCGCCCTTGCAATAAATGGCAACAATGTCCTCTCTG TGTCAAGTAGTCCCATCGACCCTCCTCAAATTAGGTATGGTCGTCGAGCATCATCAACAGAGGATCATGATGGCCATTGCGCATGGGTTTGGGACGAAGTTATGAGTCCGTTGACAGCAGCCAGTGACAAG GCAAAGGCTTTGTTATCTGATCACAAGTTGAGCATACTCAGAATCCCGGTCCCTGACCCCTCTGGTGAACTCTCCGACG GTGGTCGgcttccatttgaggccatcttagtgTCCTGTGAGGATAGTTCACAGAAACCAACTGTTTTAATCCTTCATGGTGGCCCACACTCAGCATCTGTATCAAGCTATTCAAAATCATCGGCGTTTCTCGCGTCACTTGGGTTTAACCTGCTCATTGTAAATTATAG AGGTACGCTGGGCTACGGAGAGGAGGCTTTGCAATCACTCCCTGGGAAGGTTGGATCTCAG GATGTCCAAGATTGTCTTGCGGCGCTAGACCACGCGATCGAGGAAGGACTGGTGGATGCATCCAAGGTAGCGGTTGTCGGGATCTCGCACGGCGGCTTCTTGACAACCCATTTAATTGGCCAG GCTCCTGAGAGATTTGCTGTGGCGGCGGCTCGAAACCCCGTCTGTAACCTGTCAGTGATGATTGGCACCACAGACATCCCAGACTGGTGCTACGCCGTGGCCTGCGGGACTGAAGCGAGGTGTCTCGCCTCTGAATCACCTTCACTTGATCATCTTCGCATCTTCCACCAGAAATCACCAATTGCCCATATTTCAAAA GTGAAAGCGCCTTTGCTTATGCTTCTCGGAGGAGCGGATCTCCGGGTACCCGCCTCTAACGGCCTACAG TATGCAAGAACTCTGAGAGAAAGAGGGGTCGAGGTAAAAACCATCATGTTCCCAGAGGATACGCACGAAATCGATAT ACCGCGGTCCGACTTTGAGAGCTTCCTCAACATGGGAGTCTGGTTCAAGAAATATCTGAAAGAAAGCTGA